The proteins below are encoded in one region of Micromonospora sp. DSM 45708:
- a CDS encoding tyrosine-type recombinase/integrase, translated as MDEAIREQLGTGHPLAAALDAFLGDLANGNASAHTIRAYRGDLLQFAAHHDAGPGELTVAPVRAFLAETAGLAPATRKPKRAAVASFCRWAVRHDLLDANPMDRIDTVKVPKRLPRPAAAADVAKVLAAICPRRPRKDLPDDRLRDRVLFETIYVCGAGAGEVCGLYVEDLDLRLDDEHVRIHGKGGTVRTVLLDDRGYVALL; from the coding sequence ATGGACGAGGCGATCCGCGAGCAACTCGGCACCGGGCACCCCCTCGCCGCGGCGCTCGACGCGTTCCTCGGCGACCTGGCCAACGGCAACGCCTCCGCGCACACCATCCGCGCCTACCGCGGCGACCTCCTCCAGTTCGCCGCGCACCACGACGCCGGGCCCGGCGAACTGACCGTCGCCCCGGTGCGCGCCTTCCTCGCCGAGACCGCCGGCCTCGCGCCGGCCACCCGCAAACCCAAACGCGCCGCGGTCGCCTCGTTCTGCCGCTGGGCGGTCCGCCACGACCTGCTCGACGCGAACCCGATGGACCGCATCGACACCGTCAAAGTCCCCAAGCGGCTGCCCCGCCCCGCGGCCGCCGCCGACGTCGCCAAGGTCCTCGCCGCCATCTGCCCCCGCCGCCCGCGCAAGGACCTCCCGGACGACCGGCTGCGCGACCGGGTGCTGTTCGAAACCATCTACGTGTGCGGGGCCGGGGCCGGCGAGGTCTGCGGCCTCTACGTCGAGGACCTCGACCTGCGCCTGGACGACGAACACGTACGCATCCACGGCAAGGGCGGCACCGTACGCACCGTGCTGCTCGACGACCGCGGCTACGTCGCCCTGCTCTAG
- a CDS encoding tyrosine-type recombinase/integrase, producing MQRTGYTAGPLFRASINGSGGPLSYDAAQHRWTRYCTAAGVDIHQLRHSHATELINAGVSIEAVRRRLGHASTETTQLYALLDDKVADDEIRAARRRTRARG from the coding sequence CTGCAGCGCACCGGCTACACGGCCGGGCCGCTGTTCCGCGCCTCCATCAACGGCTCCGGCGGGCCGCTGTCCTACGATGCCGCCCAGCACCGGTGGACCCGCTACTGCACGGCCGCCGGCGTCGACATCCACCAGCTACGCCACTCCCACGCCACCGAACTGATCAACGCCGGAGTCTCCATCGAAGCCGTACGCCGCAGGCTCGGGCACGCCTCCACCGAGACCACCCAGCTGTACGCCCTGCTCGACGACAAGGTCGCCGACGACGAAATCCGCGCCGCCCGGCGCCGTACTCGGGCACGAGGCTGA
- a CDS encoding DUF4158 domain-containing protein yields the protein MRRDWDPEDLIAYWTLLDSDWELVANKTGVTRLGFVALLKFFEIEGRFPQYAAEVPEPAVSYLAEQVKVDPQLFADYRWSGRTIESHRAQIRAALGFRECSEADQQKLTEWLARDVCASEQLRDAVLAQCRVLHLEPPSFGQISRLAGSALTCSRNGSAPRSSSGWTQSRPAAVWSRCTGRRRTRPVAGRRSCRS from the coding sequence ATGCGCCGTGACTGGGATCCCGAGGATCTGATCGCGTACTGGACGTTGCTGGATTCGGACTGGGAGTTGGTGGCCAACAAGACCGGGGTGACCCGGCTGGGGTTCGTCGCTTTGCTGAAGTTCTTCGAGATCGAAGGCCGATTCCCGCAGTACGCGGCCGAGGTACCGGAACCGGCGGTGAGCTACCTGGCCGAGCAGGTCAAGGTCGATCCGCAACTGTTCGCCGACTACAGGTGGTCCGGGCGGACGATCGAAAGTCACCGGGCACAGATTCGTGCTGCCCTGGGGTTCCGGGAGTGTTCCGAGGCCGACCAACAGAAGCTGACCGAGTGGCTGGCCCGGGATGTGTGCGCCAGCGAGCAGTTGCGGGATGCGGTGCTGGCGCAGTGCCGGGTGCTGCACCTGGAGCCGCCGTCGTTCGGGCAGATCTCGCGGCTGGCCGGGTCGGCGCTGACCTGTTCGAGAAACGGTTCTGCACCACGATCGAGCAGCGGTTGGACGCAGTCGAGGCCGGCGGCCGTCTGGAGTCGCTGTACCGGCCGTCGCCGGACGCGGCCGGTGGCGGGGAGACGTTCCTGTCGGAGTTGA